GGGAAGGACTGGCCTGGAGCACTGGAGCGAGCGAGCCTGCCTCGGGGTACGGGGAGAGGGTGGCCCGGGTATAAAtagctccccctgccccctgcacttCATAGAGGACGCTTTGTGCGGTGCGGAGGGTGTCCAGAAAGTCGGAAAGCAGAAACGAAAGCCCCCAAAACCTGCCTTAAATGGCCGAGCCGATCAATGCCGGgattgtgggttttttctcttaaaaatctgCCCACGTCTCTCCGGAGAGGAAACTGCTTAAGGGGGCCGGAGCCCTTAACCCGCGATGATCTCCTCCGCGCGCCACTCCCCCCCAAAATACGCACCCACACTGGGCGAACCCCTAGAAAGGAGAGCACCGAGCCCCTACTCCTGCCGCTTCTTCTCTTTCCCCGGGGCGGACACCGACGATTTCGTCAGGCGTGGAGCAGGGCGGGGGTCAGGGCGAAGGCAGCGGGGCCTGGCTGCGGGGCGCACAGGCCCGAGGGCGCACGGAGGATCCGGGGCGCGCGGGGTCGGGCCCGGCCGCGCGCGGCCTCCAGGCTCCTGATGGGCTTCTCTTTCCCCCAGTGCATGGGCTGGCAGCCGGCGCGGCGCCCCAGGACTCGAGTTCTAAGTCCCCGGAGCCCTCGGCCGACGAGTCACCGGACAATGACAAGGAGACCCCCGGCGGCGGAGGGGACGCCGGCAAGAAGCGGAAGCGGCGGGTGCTCTTCTCCAAGGCGCAGACCTACGAGCTGGAGCGGCGCTTCCGGCAGCAGCGGTACCTGTCGGCGCCAGAGCGCGAACACCTGGCCAGCCTCATCCGCCTCACGCCCACGCAGGTCAAGATCTGGTTCCAGAACCACCGCTACAAGATGAAGCGCGCCCGGGCAGAGAAAGGTATGGAGGTGACGCCCCTGCCCTCGCCGCGCCGGGTGGCCGTGCCCGTTTTGGTCAGGGACGGCAAACCGTGCCACGCGCTCAAAGCCCAGGACCTGGCAGCTGCCACCTTCCAGGCGGGCATCCCCTTTTCGGCCTACAGCGCGCAGTCTCTGCAACACATGCAGTACAACGCCCAGTACAGCTCGGCCGGCACCCCCCAGTACCCGACAGCACACCCCCTGGTCCAGGCCCAGCAGTGGACTTGGTGAGCATCGCCCCTCCGAGACTCTcggccccaggcccaggccccaccccagcgGCGGAGGCGAGGAGGACTCGGCCCTTACAGTggttattatattataattattattatggagTCGAGTTGACTCTCGGCTCTGCTGGGGAGGCGC
The sequence above is drawn from the Balaenoptera musculus isolate JJ_BM4_2016_0621 chromosome 15, mBalMus1.pri.v3, whole genome shotgun sequence genome and encodes:
- the NKX2-2 gene encoding homeobox protein Nkx-2.2; translated protein: MSLTNTKTGFSVKDILDLPDTNDEEGSVAEGPEEESEGPEPAKRAGPLGQGALDTVQSLPLKNPFYDSSDNPYTRWLASTEGLQYSLHGLAAGAAPQDSSSKSPEPSADESPDNDKETPGGGGDAGKKRKRRVLFSKAQTYELERRFRQQRYLSAPEREHLASLIRLTPTQVKIWFQNHRYKMKRARAEKGMEVTPLPSPRRVAVPVLVRDGKPCHALKAQDLAAATFQAGIPFSAYSAQSLQHMQYNAQYSSAGTPQYPTAHPLVQAQQWTW